The segment CGCTGATGGGCTTCGCTCCAGTAGAGTTTTGCGAGACTGCCGCGTGCCCCGATCTTGTCACCGTTGGCGAGCGCCTCGACGGCGGTCTCGACATGCGCCTTCAGCACCTCGATCTCGACTGCGACCTCGCCGAGCCTGACCGCGTAATGGCGCTCGGCGACCATCTCGGACAGCGCGGCATCCGCCTTGCAGGCCGAAATCAGATGGCGCAGCTCGTTCTCGAATCGCCAGGCGCGATACATGCGATTGGTCGCCCGCTCGATCTCGAGCACGCGGATCGCTGCGGCCCACCCTTCGTCGGGCGCGCCGATCGCATCAGCCTGGGCAACCTCGACCTCGTCGAAGAAGACCTCGCAAAAGCTCTCGCGCCCGTCGATCGACTTGATGGTGCGCACGCGCACGCCCTTGGCATCGAGCGGCACCGCGAACATCGCAAGGCCGCGATGGCGATCCTCCAGCGGCCCGGTGCGGGCGAGCACCAGGCAGCGCTGCGACCGGTACGCACCGCTGGTCCAGATCTTCTGGCCGTTGATCCGCCAGCCGTCACCGCTCCGCGTGGCACGGGTGCGAAGCCCCGCGAGATCGGAGCCGGCCTCGGGCTCGGAAAATCCCTGGCACCAGATGTCGCGCATCTCGAGGATCGCAGGCAAGAAGCGCCGTTTCTGCTCCTCGTTGCCGACGGCCAGGATGATCGGACCGGCGAGCTCCTTGCCGATCGAGTTGACGCTCTCCGGCATCGCAAGCCGACCGATCTCCTGGTTGGCGATCAGATGTTCACGCAGCGTGCGACCGTGCCCGCCATAGGCCTGCGGCCAGGTGATGCCGGTGAGACCGGCGCGGTACATCGCCGCCTCCCAGGCGACGGATTGCTGGAGCGTCGGCGCCGCGAATGCAGCGCTGTCGCTGCGGAAGCTAGCCGGCAGATTGGCATGCAGCCAGCGATGCATCGCGTCGCGATAGGCCTCGCCCGTCAGGTTCTCACCCGCGACAGCTTGCGTCGATACCGCTTCAAGTACACTCATCGCTTGCTTCCCGCTTTCGCCGTAGGTGCCGCAATACCCTGCCGGGCCGTCCGTCTTCACTGCGACTTGAGAAGATCGCAGGCGCTTTCCGACGCCGGGCGCCACGCATCCTCCGGCGCGATCGTGCCGGTGATCTCGTAATAGTCGTAGGTGTATTTGGATTCCGCCGGCGCCTTGATCCGCGCGACATAGAGCGGGCGCATTACCTGGCCGTCGGCCCGGATGCTGACATTCTTCAT is part of the Bradyrhizobium commune genome and harbors:
- a CDS encoding acyl-CoA dehydrogenase, translated to MSVLEAVSTQAVAGENLTGEAYRDAMHRWLHANLPASFRSDSAAFAAPTLQQSVAWEAAMYRAGLTGITWPQAYGGHGRTLREHLIANQEIGRLAMPESVNSIGKELAGPIILAVGNEEQKRRFLPAILEMRDIWCQGFSEPEAGSDLAGLRTRATRSGDGWRINGQKIWTSGAYRSQRCLVLARTGPLEDRHRGLAMFAVPLDAKGVRVRTIKSIDGRESFCEVFFDEVEVAQADAIGAPDEGWAAAIRVLEIERATNRMYRAWRFENELRHLISACKADAALSEMVAERHYAVRLGEVAVEIEVLKAHVETAVEALANGDKIGARGSLAKLYWSEAHQRFAALALELLQQASLPQIPAIKVARRRFEAIYLQARAETIYAGTTEIQLGIIADRILQLSRGK